Proteins encoded by one window of Rhinolophus ferrumequinum isolate MPI-CBG mRhiFer1 chromosome 13, mRhiFer1_v1.p, whole genome shotgun sequence:
- the LOC117033434 gene encoding ATP synthase subunit f, mitochondrial-like isoform X2, with protein sequence MASLVPMKDKKLMDVKIGELPKWILMWDFTHKGIAGVFQREHERRRKYH encoded by the exons ATGGCATCACTCGTACCAATGAAGGACAAGAAACTCATGGATGTCAAAATAGGTGAGCTGCCAAAGTGGATACTGATGTGGGATTTCACCCATAAAGGCATTGCTGGAGTGTTTCAAAGAG AGCATGAGCGGCGTCGCAAGTACCACTGA
- the LOC117033434 gene encoding ATP synthase subunit f, mitochondrial-like isoform X1, with the protein MASLVPMKDKKLMDVKIGELPKWILMWDFTHKGIAGVFQRGHYRYHNKYVNVKKGSVTGVSMVLAAYVLFNYCCSLKELKHERRRKYH; encoded by the coding sequence ATGGCATCACTCGTACCAATGAAGGACAAGAAACTCATGGATGTCAAAATAGGTGAGCTGCCAAAGTGGATACTGATGTGGGATTTCACCCATAAAGGCATTGCTGGAGTGTTTCAAAGAGGTCATTACCGGTATCACAACAAGTATGTCAATGTGAAGAAAGGGAGCGTCACTGGGGTTTCTATGGTGCTGGCAGCTTATGTGCTTTTCAACTACTGCTGTTCTTTAAAGGAACTCAAGCATGAGCGGCGTCGCAAGTACCACTGA